The proteins below are encoded in one region of Mauremys reevesii isolate NIE-2019 linkage group 15, ASM1616193v1, whole genome shotgun sequence:
- the LOC120383878 gene encoding zinc finger MYM-type protein 1-like has translation MEKRTKKKQLSGWDRKKMKEDANQVKESSKYVRLETYFSFDRPTTSFAPEVEHFEDLLPPFSQGAGDGAVAVAASPEIKPSEDLLVPTFNLGADYSIRAAAAEQVVEVESSEDLITSAGYYAEDKNDTVRFCAIVDTHREYPTDPHLFCDTPVTPDLVRALLELGPCQPGLKDNFDNFPKDEAGRHFSATWYKQKQLKSACTIDRHWLVYSPRANIMICFACWLFANRSNTWSDPKTGCKNFATGTHKIEKHERSESHKKAEKELFLTKFRLFNDRTISAGLTAERKEIENNRMILRRIIDAVLFLGIQGLAFCGHGKYRGLGSPSTNEGNFLELIKLLAKSDTLLEQHLLRSDRNATYLSPDIQNDLIQSLSAELLSKIVTEIKVAKYFAVIVDSTVDISRTDQFSLSLRYVTVNGDAVERFIQFSELPGASAEDFFNVLLSAVKNLGLSISMCYGQSYDGASTMSGEISSLQTRIREIAPNALFMHCCAHDFNLILIDALSSNIQTRLFFGTLERLFTFFSGSLPHLSILKEEQRNLIESFALTLKKLCDTRWASRKSAVEAVLQNLPALVIALQTIVDGEIKTCTPKQLSEAKGILATLDTYEFLVLLIFWSKVLEKAFRLSIYLQKNSLDLVTASHLIQIFENNMKNIRSEFESAFKQIENEATELARKCDITTDYKQHRIGKRKRFHEEIAEGEEGIFDAREKFIVEAYLVSLDSVINSTSKRFEHFKNVAAKFSGLDPKHFDNADNVNKLEFLADMYSDVIESQTAIVEEFLSFKDMYKEIMSTSGRVKSSVDEKLTINSVLKFMIANDMCSIYPNLSRLYHIFLTLPISSAVAERPFSRLKLIKSYLRSTMGEDRLSGLALLSIERQLATEVDYNKVIDNFARMKLRRKKLL, from the coding sequence ATGGAGAAGCGCACTAAGAAGAAGCAACTGTCTGGGTGGGACAGAAAGAAGATGAAGGAAGATGCAAATCAAGTAAAAGAATCGTCAAAATATGTGAGGTTGGAGACCTACTTTTCATTCGACAGGCCCACGACGTCTTTTGCACCAGAGGTGGAACATTTTGAAGACTTGCTACCTCCCTTCAGCCAAGGAGCTGGAGATGGTGCCGTGGCCGTTGCGGCTTCACCAGAGATAAAACCCTCTGAAGACCTGCTAGTACCTACCTTCAACCTAGGAGCTGATTACAGCATCCGGGCTGCTGCGGCTGAACAGGTAGTGGAAGTGGAGTCCTCAGAAGACCTGATTACTTCAGCAGGCTATTATGCAGAGGACAAGAATGACACAGTAAGATTCTGTGCTATCGTTGACACACATAGGGAATACCCAACAGATCCACACTTGTTTTGTGACACACCTGTAACACCTGATCTAGTACGTGCTCTGCTTGAGTTAGGCCCTTGTCAGCCAGGACTTAAAGATAATTTTGACAATTTTCCAAAAGATGAAGCTGGACGTCATTTCAGTGCAACTTGGTACAAACAAAAACAACTAAAAAGTGCTTGTACAATTGACCGGCACTGGCTCGTTTACTCACCAAGAGCAAACATTATGATTTGTTTTGCTTGTTGGCTTTTTGCAAATCGGTCAAATACTTGGAGTGATCCAAAAACTGGTTGCAAGAATTTTGCTACAGGTACACACAAAATTGAAAAACATGAAAGAAGTGAAAGTCACAAAAAAGCAGAGAAAGAACTTTTCCTTACCAAATTCCGTTTGTTCAACGATAGAACAATCTCGGCTGGTCTAACGGCAGAAAGGAAAGAGATAGAAAACAATAGGATGATTTTACGACGTATTATAGATGCAGTTCTCTTTTTGGGAATTCAGGGATTGGCATTCTGTGGTCATGGCAAGTATCGAGGTTTAGGTTCCCCAAGTACAAATGAAGGCAATTTTTTGGAACTTATTAAGCTGTTGGCTAAAAGTGATACATTACTGGAACAACATTTATTACGGAGTGATCGAAATGCAACATATCTCAGTCCTGACATACAAAATGATCTGATACAGTCCTTATCAGCCGAGCTTCTCTCAAAGAtagtaactgaaatcaaagtagCTAAGTACTTTGCCGTAATTGTTGACTCTACTGTTGATATCAGCAGAACTGATCAATTTTCTTTATCCTTACGATATGTAACAGTAAACGGTGATGCAGTAGAACGATTTATACAATTCAGTGAATTACCTGGAGCAAGTGCTGAAGATTTTTTCAACGTTCTTCTTTCAGCAGTCAAAAACTTGGGGCTGTCAATAAGTATGTGTTACGGTCAGTCTTACGATGGAGCAAGCACCATGTCGGGTGAAATATCAAGTCTCCAAACGAGGATACGGGAAATTGCTCCAAATGCACTCTTTATGCACTGCTGTGCAcatgattttaatttaattctgatTGATGCATTAAGCTCCAATATTCAAACTCGGTTGTTTTTTGGAACTCTAGAACGtctgtttacttttttttctgGCAGTTTACCTCATCTTTCAATACTAAAGGAAGAACAACGCAATCTTATTGAATCTTTCGCATTAACTCTAAAGAAACTTTGTGATACCAGATGGGCGTCTAGAAAGTCAGCAGTAGAGGCAGTCTTGCAAAATTTACCAGCACTAGTAATTGCCCTGCAAACAATTGTGGATGGTGAGATAAAAACCTGTACTCCTAAACAGCTCAGTGAGGCAAAGGGTATTCTGGCAACACTCGATACTTACGAATTCTTAGTTCTTCTTATATTCTGGAGTAAAGTGCTAGAGAAGGCTTTTCGTTTATCCATCTATTTACAGAAAAATAGTCTAGATCTGGTAACAGCTTCTCATTTGATTCAGATTTTtgaaaataatatgaaaaacattcGAAGTGAATTTGAATCTGCATTCAAACAAATTGAGAATGAAGCAACCGAGTTGGCTCGAAAATGTGATATTACTACGGACTATAAGCAGCACAGAATAGGTAAGAGAAAAAGATTCCATGAGGAAATTGCAGAGGGTGAAGAAGGAATATTTGATGCCCGGGAGAAATTCATAGTTGAAGCCTACTTAGTGTCCTTAGATTCTGTTATAAATAGCACGAGTAAAAGATTCgagcattttaaaaatgtggctGCCAAATTTAGTGGTTTAGATCCAAAGCATTTTGACAACGCAGATAATGTGAACAAATTAGAATTTTTGGCAGACATGTACTCAGATGTGATCGAAAGTCAAACCGCAATTGTGGAAGAGTTTCTTTCCTTTAAAGACATGTACAAAGAGATAATGAGCACTAGCGGTAGGGTAAAGTCAAGTGTCGACGAGAAACTCACCATCAACAGTGTCCTGAAATTCATGATCGCCAATGATATGTGTTCCATTTATCCTAACCTTTCGAGATTGTACCACATTTTTCTGACGTTGCCAATAAGTAGCGCAGTTGCGGAACGACCCTTCAGCCGACTCAAACTTATAAAGTCCTACCTGCGCTCTACAATGGGTGAAGATAGATTGTCTGGGTTAGCTTTGCTCTCCATTGAAAGACAATTAGCTACTGAAGTAGATTATAATAAAGTAATAGACAACTTTGCTAGAATGAAGCTTAGACGAAAGAAGCTGTTGTAG